A genomic window from Rhizobiaceae bacterium includes:
- a CDS encoding replication initiation protein RepC has protein sequence METYLASTPFGRRRLSHAIMAGNATAQQCPKDAKADKWTIIRNICEARPMIGATDRAVTLLTALLSFFPESELSAEGNLVAFPSNRQLAQRANGMAPATLRRHLANLVDCGLVVRRDSPNGKRFARKGEGGEIEQAYGFDLSPLLVRAAEFERLADEVRRERRELQVVRERITIVRRDIAKMITFGLEEGIEGDWEALHLEYRAIVGRIPRTATRRELEPFEAELSALARATRKLLEQREKSEDSSANESQTERHKQNSNPYTHPESEPRSEKEPGGEAEPIHPPYIQPQRPVGNKSPLGFPLGLVLRACPDIVDYARAGIDSWDDLVEVANLVRAALGVSPDAWNQACEAMGRVDAAIVVAAILQRADQISSAGGYLRALTDKARANAFSVGPVLMALLRAKGRAQQEKTG, from the coding sequence ATGGAGACCTATCTTGCATCGACGCCCTTCGGGCGGCGACGGCTTAGTCATGCCATCATGGCAGGCAATGCAACGGCGCAGCAGTGCCCCAAGGATGCAAAAGCCGACAAATGGACGATCATTCGCAACATCTGCGAAGCCAGGCCAATGATCGGCGCGACGGATCGGGCAGTGACCCTGCTGACCGCCCTGTTGAGCTTCTTTCCCGAAAGCGAATTGTCGGCGGAGGGGAATCTGGTCGCATTTCCTTCGAACCGGCAATTGGCCCAGCGCGCGAATGGCATGGCTCCGGCCACGCTGCGCCGCCATCTCGCTAATTTGGTCGATTGCGGCCTTGTGGTGCGCCGCGACAGCCCGAACGGCAAGCGCTTCGCCCGCAAGGGGGAGGGCGGCGAGATCGAGCAGGCCTATGGCTTCGACCTGTCGCCGCTCCTGGTGCGTGCGGCCGAATTCGAGCGCCTGGCCGACGAGGTTCGGCGCGAACGCCGCGAATTGCAGGTCGTGCGGGAGCGCATCACCATTGTAAGGCGCGATATAGCGAAGATGATTACCTTCGGCCTGGAAGAGGGCATCGAGGGCGATTGGGAGGCGCTTCACCTCGAATACCGCGCCATCGTCGGGCGCATTCCGCGCACTGCTACGAGGCGGGAGCTGGAGCCTTTCGAGGCGGAACTCTCAGCACTTGCCCGCGCCACCCGCAAGCTGTTGGAACAACGTGAAAAATCGGAAGATTCAAGCGCCAATGAGTCTCAAACTGAGCGGCACAAACAGAATTCAAACCCATACACTCATCCTGAATCTGAACCACGCTCTGAAAAAGAGCCGGGGGGCGAAGCCGAGCCAATCCATCCGCCGTATATCCAGCCGCAAAGGCCGGTCGGTAACAAATCACCGTTGGGCTTCCCGCTTGGGCTGGTGTTGCGAGCCTGTCCGGACATTGTCGATTATGCCCGCGCCGGGATCGATAGTTGGGACGATCTGGTTGAGGTGGCCAATCTGGTCCGCGCGGCACTGGGGGTCAGTCCGGATGCGTGGAACCAGGCCTGCGAAGCCATGGGCAGGGTCGATGCCGCAATTGTCGTCGCGGCCATTCTTCAACGGGCCGACCAGATTTCCAGCGCGGGCGGCTATTTGCGGGCGCTGACCGACAAGGCGCGCGCAAATGCCTTTTCAGTCGGACCGGTGCTTATGGCTCTGCTCAGGGCAAAGGGCCGCGCACAACAGGAAAAGACGGGATGA
- a CDS encoding site-specific integrase, translated as MAMGQQHPETGEHSPPLPADSQNTRLPAQLQGLADMARGYVEAASSANTRRAYASDWRHFASWCRRQGLSAFPPDPRHVGLYVTACASGKATGGSKSNSVSTIERRLSSLCWNYAQRGQPLDRKDRHIATVLAGIRNTHAAPPRQKDAILPEDLIAMLETLDRGTLRGLRDRAMLLLGFAGGLRRSEIVGLDVGRDQTADGRGWIEIFDKGLLVTLRGKTGWREIEVGRGSADSTCPVVALDNWMKFARLAHGPLFRRVTGKGKKLGPERLNDQEVARLVKRAALAAGIRSDLPQRERARLFAGHSLRAGLASSAEVDERHVQKQLGHASAEMTRRYQRRRDRFRVNLTKASGL; from the coding sequence ATGGCGATGGGACAACAACACCCTGAGACGGGTGAACACTCCCCTCCCCTTCCGGCAGACTCGCAAAACACGCGCCTCCCCGCTCAACTGCAAGGCCTCGCCGACATGGCGCGCGGCTATGTCGAGGCGGCCAGCTCGGCCAATACGCGCCGCGCCTACGCATCCGACTGGCGGCATTTTGCGAGCTGGTGCAGGCGGCAGGGTCTCAGCGCCTTTCCGCCCGATCCCCGGCACGTCGGCCTCTATGTCACGGCCTGCGCCTCCGGCAAGGCAACGGGAGGAAGCAAGTCGAACTCGGTTTCGACCATCGAGCGCCGCCTGTCGTCCCTTTGCTGGAACTATGCGCAGCGCGGCCAACCGCTCGACCGCAAGGATCGTCACATCGCAACCGTTCTGGCCGGTATTCGCAACACCCATGCCGCCCCTCCTCGCCAGAAAGACGCGATCCTGCCGGAGGACCTGATCGCGATGCTCGAAACGCTCGACCGGGGCACGCTGCGCGGATTGCGCGACCGTGCCATGCTGCTTCTGGGCTTCGCAGGTGGCCTGCGGCGCTCGGAGATCGTCGGCCTCGATGTCGGACGCGACCAGACTGCGGATGGCCGCGGCTGGATCGAGATCTTCGACAAGGGCCTGCTGGTCACCTTGCGGGGCAAGACAGGCTGGCGCGAGATCGAGGTCGGGCGCGGTTCGGCGGATTCCACCTGTCCTGTCGTCGCGCTCGACAACTGGATGAAATTCGCGCGCCTCGCGCATGGTCCGCTGTTCCGTCGCGTCACAGGCAAGGGCAAGAAGCTCGGCCCCGAACGCCTCAACGACCAGGAGGTCGCGCGTCTGGTCAAGCGCGCAGCACTCGCCGCAGGAATACGCAGCGACCTGCCGCAACGCGAGCGCGCCCGACTTTTCGCGGGCCATTCGCTTCGTGCCGGTCTCGCCTCATCGGCTGAGGTGGATGAGCGGCATGTGCAGAAGCAGCTTGGCCACGCCTCCGCCGAAATGACCCGGCGATACCAACGCCGCCGCGACCGGTTCCGCGTCAACCTCACAAAGGCGTCCGGGCTTTGA